From the Argentina anserina chromosome 3, drPotAnse1.1, whole genome shotgun sequence genome, the window GTACTACAATATAGCTAGTTAAAAACCCCATCGCCTATCGTAAAAGGACGAAACTTTGCCACTGATCAGTACAAAAAAACTGGATTTCACAAAGCTAACCATCAGATTACTCTCTTTCAGCTCTGCATAGACTGATCGATCACTACGATTTGCAGTTTTGCACAGACCACACAATTCATTACACAATTTCGCTTAGTTTGATCGCCAAAACTACCAATCTCACACATTTAGGCATCAATGTACACAAATTTCAGTGATCataaacacaaacaaaaagGAATGATCATTGAGTGAAAGTGAATCAAACTCACAGCACCCAGCCGCTTCCAAGACCACAGCAACCAAGCCTCCGTTCCCTTACAGGTCTTCCCTCAACAACAGCATAACCTAATCGAACACCAAATCAAAATCGTAAGCTCGAAACTGAATTTGTAAAAGAATCAAGTACGGATCATCATCGATTGAGATCGTTTACCGGTGACGGTCTGGTAAccgtggtggtggtggtggcgctGTGGAGGTAGAGGAGGCCGGCCAGAGACGCCGGGAGGAGGGATTGGCGAAGGGAAACCGACGACCGGCGACGGCGGTGGCTGCGGGGGAGGGTAGTTGGCGACGCCTTGGAAGGTGCCGTAGTACTGCTGCTGGCTCTGGTGGTTGGCGGCGAAGCCTCGGGTCTTGGAGTCAGCGTCGTCGCTCATTTTTGAGGTGTGGATCGGAAATTGATGTGGTTTGGGACGGTGAAGGTTGATCTTGAATCATATCATCAATGGCGGTGGTTTCAATTCTTGGATAACCAGCTGCCCTGGGCTAATTACCGCGTTTTGGTACTTGGGTTCGCTATTTTTGGGCCTCCATGTCTCCTTTAAGGCCCAAATTGTAGATTTTACTATATTGGATTATTGGTTGCCAACAAAACAATCAGTTTAGTGAATTAACCAATAAAATATTACTTAGTGATATTATACCacatttaaattaattaaaaactcattttcatatttcttatacaaattaagACATAAAATCAAGACcaaaaaataagtaaaataaaactaattaattaatgtatgtaaaatatccaaaatactcttattttcatgaaaattatcaaatgtCACTCTTATATCTAACAAATTTCTCCctcctcattttttagttttttttccggcaaatttaaattttctgaACAAATTACtggcaatttggaggtgagccaatatataaagttgtttattATGTCATAGGCTTttatttaagtaccatattgcatgtgttttgagaaattttaaaattttaaattttactcaccaaaaaccgcagtagcagttagtttctcagtcgacagtagcagttagattcatagtcgacagtagcatgtacattccaagtcgacagtagcatgtgTCTTACAAGTCGACACTAGCAGCTAGTTTTTaactcgacagtagcagttagtttttatagtcgacagtagcagttagtttttataatcgatAGAAGCATATAACTTCTCCATTAATAGTAAACACTATGGGTCAAAGAGgggtaaaaaaataaaatagtttATGGCATGTGACAATTTGTTATCATTTAGtccttatttgtaaattttggtccttatttgctttatcaaattaaatagtgAGTTAATTTGTAAATTAAATTGTTGTCTTATACTTTTAAGTAGTTTGATAATTAACCAATTGTTTGCATTCCATGCAACTTAATTACGCAATTACGCCTACGCCACGCTTACGCCAAACATGAATTGTTTTAAGTGAAACTATTATCACTTGGTAGTTGGTACATATTCGTTCCTGCAACTGGGTTGTTGCAACTACGATTTGGATGTCTAATTGTCTATGCGTAAATGATAGTATCTTGTACATAGATATATAGCTGGCTCACTTTTTCTGAGTAACGGGGACGATCAATCTTATCAAACGCCAAGGTCTGCTTTCCTGATTTTTCGAATTCATTAATTACTTAGCAAGGTCCCAATGGATTTGCGATCTATCAAGAAATTTGTCATTAAAGGCATATATGTTACTATGGAAGAGGGATTAATTAAGGATGATTGAACACGTACTGACGTACATGCCATTTTACTATCAAAGTGTAGCTAGCAGGGCCACCCTGAGAGATTAAATGCCCAATgcggaaaaaaaaatgggCCGATAATTTGAGGGAAAAATCTGAACATTATAAAGTTATTTTCTtagattttgaaaaaataGGTATTTTTACACAAAGTCTCTATAAAAAAGATGGGTCATTTTACACTAAATCTTTTAGTTGATTTCCATGGACCCAGTGCGGGTGCACAGTCTGCCCTCCCCCCAGGCCGGCCCTGGTAGCTAGGTACGTTTTTTTTATACGAAGTGTAGCTATGTACGTTGTTCATATACACAAGTCAGTACGTAGAAAAGTTGACAGTGTACGTCGATATGTGTGTGTTCTTGAATATCATGACAAGTTAATCATCCCTAGATCGATCTGCAGATCAGGACCACGTctgctatatatatgcatgcaacTTCCAAACCAATGAAATCGATCTCTTAGTTGCTGTAAACTATGAATAATCTGGGGATACGAAAACAACGACCGTTTTCCCGAGTCTGAGTACGTACTGCATGCATGCTAACCAACCTTAATTAGCTGGTTTAATTTCATAATAAAGCTCCAAAGCTTGAGACACGCACACATACCTAACTGAACAGAAATGGCTCAACTGTAAATACGATTCTATTGGCATGGAAATTCAGAGTGGGTAGAAAAAATTTCACGCTTACACAGTTTCTCGCGCTGTCATGCAGAAATGGTCTGTGGTATCATGCAGATTTTAGTTCCTGCATGGCTGCATGTATCTCCAGGATgagaatatatttttatggcttatatatatatatatatatattgaaacaTAGCTTTAATCGCGCCCAATATCATAACCATATACAACGTAcatat encodes:
- the LOC126789555 gene encoding 60S ribosomal protein L18a-like protein, whose translation is MSDDADSKTRGFAANHQSQQQYYGTFQGVANYPPPQPPPSPVVGFPSPIPPPGVSGRPPLPPQRHHHHHGYQTVTGYAVVEGRPVRERRLGCCGLGSGWVLFIMGFFLGGIPWYIGTFILLCVRVDYREKPGYVACTIATLLAMIAITLGVTKGTHTW